TTTATTACGGAAATACAAGGCTCTACATAACCTGAAATATCTCTTTGGGCACATAGGCTTTAATATAAATACCTTCCTGTTGATACTCTTCCTCAAGGAGCTGACCATATTTTCGTATGGTCTGAATCTTTCCAGCTTCCTGGTAGGAAAACACCTTTTCAATTAATATCTTACGTTCATTCAATATCTTTTCAATTAACACCAGAAGTTTATCTATGTCCTGTCCGGTTTTCGCAGAGATTTTTATCGTATAGTCTGCTTTAAAATCCTTAAATACCTGATCCGGTTCTACCTGATCCTGCTTGTTAAATGCCGTAATAATTGTCTTATCCTGTATACCTAATTTATTCAGGGTCTCATACACAATATGCATCTGTCTATCCGCATCCGGGTTAGAACTGTCTACCACATGCAGAATAATATCCGAATATTTTGCCTCCTCCAAGGTACTACGAAAGGCTTCTATTAAATGATGGGGTAATTTCCGGATAAAGCCTACGGTATCCGTAAATAACACCTGCTGCCCATTCTGCAATTGCAGACTGCGGGTTGTAGGATCCAATGTTGCAAACAGCTTATCCTCAGATAGAACCCCAGCACCGGTAAGATAATTTAATAGTGTTGACTTTCCGGCATTGGTATAGCCTACGATTGCAATTACCGGTACATGATTCTTACTGCGTAACCCCCTCGTAGTTTCTCTATTCTGCTTTACTTCATCCAGCTCCCGTTTCAGTTGGGATATCCGATCCTTTATTAATCTTCGGTCAACTTCCAGCTTCTTTTCACCAGGTCCCCTGGTTCCTATTCCACCACCTAGCCTGGATAAGGAATTACGCAGACCGATCAATCGTGTGGATCGATAACGAAGCTGTGCTAATTCTACTTGTATCTTGCCTTCCTTGGTTGACGCTCTATTAGCGAAAATATCCAGAATCAGTATGGTACGATCCAGTACCTTCATTTGAAGAGCATCCTCCAGGTTTTTCAGCTGTGCAGGAGATAGCTCATCATCACAAACAACACCGGTAGCATCTGACTCTATTGCTAAAGCCTTTACTTCATCAATTTTACCCTTACCGATATAAGTTCCGGGATGAATACTCTCCCGATTTTGAATGATCTTTCCTACCGTAATTGCTCCTGCCGTAGTTGCCAATTCTTCCAGTTCCTCCAGTGACTGCTCTGTATCATCATTATCACTCACAGCAACTCCCACCAGGACAAATCGCTCCTCCTGTTCTTTCATCTCATACATTTCCGCCATATACTCTCCATTCAGCCAAAGCTCAGAGAAGTGAGCCTTCAGCACTTCTTTACTATCTCCATAAAATAAACTTTCTTCTGTACGAAACAGATTATTCCTCGCTCTCCACTTCCTCCGGCTGCATAATTCTTGTTTTAATAAATTCTGCTTCTCTTACCGCTTCAGAATCCTTGGGATAGCTTTTCAGGTATGCCGTCATCTTCTCCATAGCGGTGTCAAAGTCTCCCAGACTTTCATAAGCAATAATCTCGTTCTTTTTCAGTGTCTGCATATACCCGTCATGTTGATATGCAATCCCTGTTTCAAGATATTCAATAGCTTTATTATAGTCGCCAGATTTGATGAGGCAGGATGCGATTTGATTATATACACCCGGATTCGTAGGCTTTCCTTCTTTAATATAGGCTTCGTAATTGTAGATTGCCTTTGGATAATCCTTTTGTATCCGATTGATTTCTCCTATATAATAATAAGCCTCCAGGAAACCCTTTGATATACTCTCGTTCAGCATGGTCTGAGCCTTATCATAATTCTTCTGGAAGAAGCATATCTTAGCCAGGTTGTATCGGTCTTCATCCGTCTTTGCTTCAATTTTCGCCGCAAGAGCCAGCACCTGTTCTGCCTCGCTCTCTTTCCCTGTTTCCATCAACATATGATATTTTCCAAGATAGGAATCAAACTCTGCTGCATTGATACTGATTGCCGCATCATAATCCGCAATGCTCTTCTCATAATCGCCTAAATTACGATAGCAATATGCACGACTGTTATATGCAGTCACATTATTTTTATCAATGGATAAAATAGTTGTGTAGGTATCAACCGCCTTATCATAATCTCCGCCAATCATTAAAGAATTACCCATATAGTACAATATATCCAGGTTCATCTCTGATAATTCGTTAATATCTAATGCGCCTTCAAATTGCTCAATTGCTTTATCATATTGCTTCAATTCATAATAAGCAATCCCTCTGCCACGCAATACGCGCTTGTTGTTTTCCTTAACAACCATTATGTCCTTATCCATATATACCTGGTCGAATTGCTCCAGAGCTTCCTCATACATTCCCAGTGCAATCAAGGTAAGCCCATAATCTATGTAATAATCTGCCCGATTTGAATTCTCTGTAATCGCCGCTTCAAAACTTGCTTTTGCCTCTTCATATTTTCCTTCTTGAAAATATTCTCTACCAGCCTTGTAGTGCTTTCCGGCTGAGCTGCAAGCGGTAACGGAAAGTATGATACCGACCAATAACCCGACTGTTAATAGCTTCTTCTTCATTCTTTACCCTCCCGTTCATTCTCCGGTTCATTATACACCAAAAAACAGTTTATGACAACATTCAAGTCCATCTTTTCGGCCTTTTTGGCTACCGGACGGATAAGTGCGCCTGATTGTCAGAAGATGTGGGCAGTACCGGAAAACAAGCACTATTTTCGGGAATTTCTGCATGCGTCTATTACGTTTCGCTCCTCCTTGATAGTAGCGTCAGTCGCTCGCGAAACGAACTAGCATGCAGAAACCCACTCGAAAATAGGCTAATCATTTTCCGGTATCTGCCCACACTTCCTATACGCAGGCGCACTTATCCTGTCAACGTAAAATATGTTAAAATTCCATGCATGTCATATACCTGGGATTAGGAACCCGTAGAAAATCACCAAATTCGCATGAATCAAAAGCGGTTTTGATGGTGACGGACGCGGAATCGTGTGAGCGCAAAGTTTTGACGAAAGGGCAGTTGTATCATATTAGCAGGGATATAACTTACCATAATGCACTGTCGGAAGAACATGTTGCTGTATTTTGCATGGCTCAGACGAAAATTTATGTTCGACTGAGACATGCAAAATCAGTAATATGTACTTCCGTATGTGTGTGAGGTAAGTTATATCCCTGCTGATACATGATACAACTGCCCTTGAGGAATTTGCGCGTTCTGATTGCTTCCAGCGACCGAAGGCACCTTAGAATTGCAATTAGTCGTTTCGAATTGCCTCCAGTGCGCTGCTCTTCATGGCTTTCAGTGCAGGAAGGTAGCCGGAAAGCAAT
The nucleotide sequence above comes from Variimorphobacter saccharofermentans. Encoded proteins:
- a CDS encoding tetratricopeptide repeat protein, yielding MKKKLLTVGLLVGIILSVTACSSAGKHYKAGREYFQEGKYEEAKASFEAAITENSNRADYYIDYGLTLIALGMYEEALEQFDQVYMDKDIMVVKENNKRVLRGRGIAYYELKQYDKAIEQFEGALDINELSEMNLDILYYMGNSLMIGGDYDKAVDTYTTILSIDKNNVTAYNSRAYCYRNLGDYEKSIADYDAAISINAAEFDSYLGKYHMLMETGKESEAEQVLALAAKIEAKTDEDRYNLAKICFFQKNYDKAQTMLNESISKGFLEAYYYIGEINRIQKDYPKAIYNYEAYIKEGKPTNPGVYNQIASCLIKSGDYNKAIEYLETGIAYQHDGYMQTLKKNEIIAYESLGDFDTAMEKMTAYLKSYPKDSEAVREAEFIKTRIMQPEEVESEE
- the hflX gene encoding GTPase HflX, which encodes MAEMYEMKEQEERFVLVGVAVSDNDDTEQSLEELEELATTAGAITVGKIIQNRESIHPGTYIGKGKIDEVKALAIESDATGVVCDDELSPAQLKNLEDALQMKVLDRTILILDIFANRASTKEGKIQVELAQLRYRSTRLIGLRNSLSRLGGGIGTRGPGEKKLEVDRRLIKDRISQLKRELDEVKQNRETTRGLRSKNHVPVIAIVGYTNAGKSTLLNYLTGAGVLSEDKLFATLDPTTRSLQLQNGQQVLFTDTVGFIRKLPHHLIEAFRSTLEEAKYSDIILHVVDSSNPDADRQMHIVYETLNKLGIQDKTIITAFNKQDQVEPDQVFKDFKADYTIKISAKTGQDIDKLLVLIEKILNERKILIEKVFSYQEAGKIQTIRKYGQLLEEEYQQEGIYIKAYVPKEIFQVM